GCTGGAACCAACTCCTCCGACGGATCGAAACGCAGCGTCACGTCCACCTTGCCGCGCTGCAGTCGATTGCGAAGCGCCGTGCGGATTGCCGTTTCCAGATGCGAGAACGTCGCGCCAATGCGCAGATTCGTATCCAGAAAGCGGCTGTTGACGGATCGCATCTCGATCGTCATTCGTCCGAACGGCGTTTCCCGCGTTGCGGAGCCAAAACCTGTCATGCTTTTCATCGAGCGCATGCCTCCAGGGCCAAAGTGGAAACAGGGTCAACGAACCGGCGGCGGAGTGCAAGCCCTGTGGGAAAGGACTTGCTGTAAATGAAAGCGGTCCCGAGGAACTCCCCGGGACCGCAACAATGTGTGTTGAGTGATATTAGAGGCTGTCAGCCGTTCTTCTTCTCGAAGTCCTTCAGGAACTCGACAAGGCCCTGAACGCCTTCGATCGGCATGGCGTTGTAGATGCTGGCGCGCAGGCCGCCGACGGAGCGGTGCCCCTTCAGCGTCTTGAAGCCGGCGGCATCCGCCTCGGCGATCATCTGCTTCTCGAGGTCTTCGCTCGGCAGGCGCCACACGACGTTCATCAGCGAGCGGCTGTCCTTCTGCACCGGCGTCTTGAAGAAGTCGCTGCCATCCAGGCAATCGTACAGAATTCCGGCCTTCTTCTTGTTGTGTTCGAAGATCGCCGACAGGCCGCCGTTGTTCTTCAGCCACTTGAAGACGAGGCCCATGATGTAGATGCCGAAGGTCGACGGCGTGTTGTACATGCTGCCCTTGTCGATGTGCGTGCGGTACTGCAACATCGTGGGGATGTCCTTCGGGCCGGTCTCGGCCAGGTCCTTGCGGATGATGACGAGTGTAACGCCCGATGGGCCCAAGTTTTTCTGCGCGCCGGCGTAGATCATGCCGTACTTCGACATGTCCAGAGGGCGGCACATCATGTCCGAGCTGGCATCGCAGATCAGCGGCGCAGAGGATCCCTCCGGCTCGCTCTTCCACTGCGTGCCGGCGATCGTGTTGTTCGACGTGAAGTGCGTGTACTTCGCGCCGTCCGCGTAGTTCGCTTCCTTCGGAATGTGGGTGTAATTGTCTTCCTTGCTGCTGGCGGCGATGTGGGCGGTACCGTACAGCTTGGCTTCCTTGATGGCCTTGGCAGACCAGCTTCCGGTATCGATGTAGTTCGCCGTGCCCCCTCCCAGGAAGTTCATCGGAGCCATGAAGAACTGGCTGCTTGCTCCCCCCTGGAGGAAGAGAACGGCAAAATCGTCGCTCAGATTCAGCAAGTCACGGCAGTCCGCCTCGGCCTGCTCGATGACAGCCATGAACGGCTTGCCGCGGTGGGAATGCTCCATGATGCCGATTCCCGTATCGCCGAGCGAAAGAAGGTTCTCGCGGGCTTCCTCCAGGACCTCGACGGGCAGAACGGCGGGACCGGCGCTGAAGTTGACGGCCCGTTTGATAGCGGTTTCCATAAGTGACCTCTCCTGCTGAAATGTGTTCGGGAGAAAAGGACGCGACATCGCGACGAGCGTGTCTCTCTTCCAAAAACCCGGTAAACAGCCTGAATATGTGGCCGGTTGTCAAGTCCCATCGGGTCCCCTCCGGCCCCTTTCCCTCCGATTCCCGGCCTCTTTGCCAGCACACCCGGCCGAAGGCAACCTGCATCGGTCCTGATGTCAGAGAAGTATCGCGAATTCGGAATCCAAGTCAGATTCGAACGGTTCGCCTCAGAAACTGGCATAGTTCCATTTGGACCGTAGAGCATTGCTCCTGCGAGGTTTGTCCGGCCTTTTACAGCTTTTACAACCCTTATTTATTCCAAGAATTTCAACCAAATGTGTTGGATCGATTAAATCAGGTAAAATGATTGATAAAATACACGGAGTTTATGGACCGACGCCCCTTGCAGTGCTGAGAGTTAATTGAGAGTAGTGCTTGCGAAAACGGTTTGGGCGGGCTGAATCGAAGCGGGGCGCAAAACGAAATCGGGGTTGCAAAAGGGAATTGTAACAGGCCGCCGAGAGCAGATGCCCAAACCGCGACACCACACCTCAAGAGGTTCCCACCGTGATTTACACAAGATTCAGAGGACTGAAGGCCATTACGGTCGCACTCTTCCTCCTCGCGGCACTTCCCGGAATGCTGTTGGCAGCCGGAAGCGTCTCGATCTCCCCGGACCCGGCCCAGGCCGGATCCAACGTCACCGTGACCTACAATCCCTCGGGCGGACCGCTGACCAGCGCGAGTTCGGTGACTATTCACCGCGGCATCAACGGTTGGCAGAACGTTGAAGACGTCGCGATGTCGCAGAGCGGCAGCAACTGGGTGATCACCTACTCGGTCCCCAGCAACGCCACTCAGCTCGACATGGTGTTCCACGAAGGCGGAACGTGGGATAACAACAACGGCAGCGACTGGCACTTCACCGTCCAGGCCCAGCCGACACCCACGCCGATCCCGAACCAGGTCGCGATTTCTCCGGACCCGGCTCCGGCAGGCGGCAGCGTCACAGTTCTTTACGATCCCGCCAGCGGCCCGCTGGCTGGTCACTCCAGCGTCAACATCCACCACGGATACGACGGATGGAGCGGCGTTTCCGACGTCGCCATGAGCCAGAACGTCGACGGTTTCTGGGAAGTTACATACACCGTCAACGCCTCGGCCACGTCGTCCATCGACATGGTCTTTTATGACGGCGGCACCTGGGACAACAATGGCGGCAACGACTGGCACTTCTCGGTCTCCACCGGACCGACGCCGACCCCGACCGCGACTCCCACGCCGACCGATTCGCCGACTCCGTCGCCCACACCGACGGCTTCTCCGACCCCCAGCCCCACGCCGACCCCGACGGACACCCCGACGCCCACGCCGACGGCAACTCCGTACTGGTCCGGCAACGGCTGGATGGGCCGCATGAAGGTCTACGACCCCAACGTCTGGGGCGGCGGCCGCGACGCCAACTACGGCGTGGCGAAGTACTACATCGACGAGGACGCGAATGAGTCCGTTCCTCTCACCGTCACGGTCGACGTCTGGACCGATGGCGTTCCCCACGAGAACATCGAAGTCGAAGTCTTCACGAACCTGAACCGTCGTGACTACGCCAAGACCTACGAGCCGCTCGAAGACATCAACCAGGCGAACAGCTACTACGTCACGGTCCCGATGTCCTTCGTCGAGCAGGTCGGCAATGACTACGTCTACATGGCGACCATGAATGTCGACACCTGCGGCGTTTACCGCGTGACGACCCGCTGGCGCGCCCAGGGCTACGACTGGCAGTGGCACAACCAGTACCTGCCCGGCGACGGCACCACGATCCACCAGCGCGACTGCAACATCGTCGTCTCGCCCGAGAAGGTCCTGGACCTGAGCATTTACGAAGTGAACTCTCTGAACGTTGAAGCGACCTCCTCCGATTCCGGCGGACGCAGCACCTTCGAAGACTTCACCGATCACGACACCGACGGCTACGACCCGTTCAACCTGAACTATGTGAAGAACACCCTCGGCTTCAACACCATCTGGATGATGCCGATCCACCCGATCACGACGCAGCGCTGGTACCCCAGTGGCGACTTCCTGGCCCAGAACGGCAGCGTGGGCAGCAACATCAGCCCAGGCAGCCCCTACGCGACCCGGAACTACTGGGAAGTGAACGAGATGCTGAGCGACGAATGGACCTGGGCCGACTCTCTTAGCGAGTTCCAGTACGTCGTCAACCAGGCCGAGAACATGGGCCTTAACATCTTCATCGACGTCGCGATGAACCACGCCGGCTGGGACGTCATGTACGGCCAGGGCGCCGTCGACCTCGGCTACTGCACCTCCGGCCAGGAATTCGACGAGATTCGCTCGAATCGCTCGAGCTGGGTCACCAAGCGCTCCGACTGGTATGCCGGCAACTACGGCTACCGTCAGCCCGCCACCAGCTACAACGATTGCGCGACCTGGGCGCCCGGCGACCAGCAGAACCGCCACCAGTGGTTCGACGCCGGGGTCGACTGGTACTTTGGCGACTACAACCACCTGGGCTTCGGCTATCCCTACAGCGACGGCATTGGCTGGTTCGAAGATGAGCGCGACGAATTCTGGACCTGGACCGACACCAACACGTCGCAGTCCACCAAGGACGAAGTCGCCCGCGTTTGGAACTACTTCGCCTACTACGTGCCTTACTGGCTGAACCAGACTGGCAACAAGCTGGACGGTATCCGCGCCGACTTCGCGCAGGGCCTGCCCGCCCCGGCATGGGAGTACATCATCAACAAGACCCGTCAGTCCAAGTGGGACTTCGTCTTCCTGGCTGAGGTTCTCGATGAGCCCCACACCCGCTACCGCACCAGCCGCCACTTCGACCTCATGACCACCGTCGACCACTACCTGTACCGCAAGGGCGACCTGACCATGACGCAGTTGGTTGGCAGCCTGGACAGCGAATCCAGCGCCTACGGCTACAACGTGGCCGTGATGCACAACGGCAGCAGCCACGACGAGAGCCCCGGTGGCGCCGGCGCCTGGATGATGGCCGCTCGCTATGCCGTCGCGTCCTCGCTGTACGGCGTGCCGATGGCCTACATGGGCCAGCCCCTGGGCGTGCCTGACAAGATCGCCTTCGACGTCTGGTCGGACATGAAGTACTACTGGGACAACAACAACGACTCCACCCGTAACGCGCTGTACAAGAAGATCAACGACGCCCGCGCCAACCACGCGGCCCTGCGCTCCACGAACCGTTACTTCCTCGGCACGCAGAGCACCGGCGGCTTCAACGATCAGATCTACGCCGCGGCTCGTTGGGAAGGCAGCGACGTCATGCTGGTCTTCATCAACCTGCGCGAGTGGAACGTTGGCAGCGAGAGCTACAACATCCCGTCCGTGTTGCCGCTTGGCGACTCGACGATGTACCAGGCCTACAACCTGACCGGCGATCCGAACACCCCGCTTTGGGGCTCGGCCCGCAGCGGCGCCGACATCAAGGCGAACGGCATGACCGTCGGCTTCAACTACGGCAACGAAATCCAGTACATCGAGCTTCGCGCGCAATAAGGACGGTTTCCGAGCGGAAACTCCACTTACCACCTGACTGGCCCGCCCGCCCCTTCCCACCCCGGAGGGGCGGGCGGTTATTTGGGGGATGGCCTCCGATGTCACCCCCAGGCGTTGACACTCTTCCCCATTCGCGCCAGTCTTTCTGCATTGCATCGGCCCATCTCGCGCGCCGTCCGGTTTCCGGCGGGGGAGAGCCTTGCGGCTTCCCGGCGCGCCACACCGACACCCGATGGGCAATCACGGAGACATATGACCCCGACAAACGGTTTTCGCATCTCAGCCTGGATGAGCATCTTCCTGCTGGCTGCACTTGCATTCTCTACCGGCGCCCAGGCGCAGGTCTTCGACGGCAGTTCCGCCCCTTTCGCGGGATCGCTGAACGTGCCGCGCGACTTTGACCTCGCAGATATCGATGGCGATGGACAGGAAGACGTCATTGGTGCGTACTTCGGCTCGTTCACGGTCGCCTGGTTCAAGAGCGACAACGCGACGACGCCCACGCTGACTCCGCACACGATCACCGACTCGCTGTTCGGCCCGGTCTGGGTCAGCGCGGGTGACCTCGACGGCGACAATGACACTGACGTCGCCGCCGCGGCCTTCGATGGCGGGCGCCTCGTCTGGTACGAGAATTCGAACGGTGGAATGACCTGGACGGAGCACGTCCTGCTAACCGGCCTGGACGGTCCTAAGTTCATCTACTGCTACAACATGGATGGCGATGACGACCTCGACCTGATCGCAACGATTCGAAACACCAACGAGGTCATCTGGTTCGAGAATCGCCTTTCGACAAACGGAACCTTTGTGCAGGACGATGTGACTTCGTCGCTTCTGGCACCGCAATCGGCCTGGCCGGCGGATCTGAGCGGCGATGGCCGCCCGGATCTTGTCGTTCCCGGATTCGGTAGCAATGCGGTGGCATGGTTCGAAGCACCTGCAACGGATGGCGGAACGTGGACTCGCCATGACGTCGATCTGGCCGCCGGCGGAGTGCGAGATCTGCGCGTGGTCGACATCGACGGAGATCATGACGACGATATCCTGGCCGCTCTGATCAGCGATCAGGAAATCCTCTGGTACGAAAACAACGGTTCGGCCGGCGGATGGGCTCCACACACAATTATCCCAAGCTACGATGGCGCTGCGTCTGTCTCTGCGGCAGACGTGGATGGCGATGGCGACTTGGATGTGGCTTCGACGGCAGCCTTTGTGGACCTGGTTACGTGGCACGAGAACACCAACGGCGACGCATCCACATGGGCGCATCACACATTGTCGGACGCGTGGGACTTCCCGCTCTTCGTGAAGTTTGGGGACGTGGATGCCGATGGCGATCCGGATCTGCTGTCAGCTTCGAACGACGATAGCGTTTCCGCGTTATACGTGAATCGTTCGCCGCTTGTCGCATTCGATTCCATTGACCCGCAACAGCCGATCGCCGGCGACAACATCGACCCGCACGCGTACACCGACACCCGCAACATCGTGCTCGGCCTGGGCTCCGCGACTGGCAACCACCTCGATCTCCTTTACGCCTCTGCCGATGACTTCGCAACGTCGCTGAGCGCACCCTACTACGGTCAGCCGAATACTCCACTCGTACTGCCCGACGCGGACGGACCCCACGTGGTTTCTGTGCGACTTTCGAATCTGGGATGGGTTGGTCCCGCGACAACGGACACCATCACGCTCGATCGCGTTCCACCGGCGACTCAGGTCACCGGTCCATTCTCGCCGGTGACACAGACCTCGCCAGTGATCACGTTCACCTACAACGCCAGCGACGAAACCACCAGCGTCCATGCGGTGCAGTTGTACTACCGCCGTGCTGACCAGACGCCGTTGGGCGCATTCCAGCCCTACGGGACGCCGCAGTCGAACACGGGAACGATCGACTTCGATGCGAGCTCCGTCGTCGACGGCGACGATGGGCTTTACCACTTCCAGACGATCGGGACAGATCCGGTCGGTAACACCGAAGCGCTGAACGCCAACGGCGATATCACGATCGAGTTCCGTTGGGTGCGCGGAGGTTGGATGGCCTATTGATCGATTACGGCAGTTCCGCGCGCATGTAGCGGCGGAAGCGATCCTTGTCGAGCGCCTTCATGTAAGCTTCCTGCGGGCTGACAATGCCTTCGCGCAGGTAGTCCTCGATGGCGTCGTCCATGAGTTGCATGCCGACCTGGCGGCTGGACATGATGATCTGGTTGATCTGGTTCGTTTTGCCTTCGCGGATGTAGTTTGAAACGGCCCGTGTTTGCAGCAGAATCTCGTTCGCGGCGCGTCGGCCGGAACCATCGTTTGTCCGCAGCAGCAACTGCGCGCACACGGCCCGCAACGACACCGCGAGCATCGAACGAATCTGAGTTTGCTGATCCGCCGGGAAGACATCGATGATGCGATCGATCGTCTTGATCGCGCTATTCGTGTGCAGCGTTCCGAAAACCAGCGTTCCCGTTTCAGCAGCCGTCACAGCAAGGCTGATCGTTTCCAGATCGCGCATCTCGCCGACCAGAATAACGTCCAGGTCCTGGCGGGTTGCGCTGCGCAACGCGTCCGCGAACGAATGCGCGTGAATACCGACTTCGCGTTGCACGATCGTGGATTTCTTTGGCGCGTGAACGAACTCGATCGGCTCCTCGATCGTTACGATGTGGCGAGCGTAGTTTGCATTGATCGAATCGATAATGGCGGCCAGCGTCGTCGACTTGCCGCTACCCGTCGGTCCCGTTACCAGAACCAGCCCGGAATTGAAGTGTCCGAACGACTCGAGCACCGACGGAACGCGCAACTGCTGAAGGGTGAGAATGCGCGACGGGATTGTGCGGAATACAGCGCCGACGCCGTTGAAGTTGCGGTGATAGTTTGCACGGAAACGCGCTTTCGAGCCGTGGCCGTAGGCAAAATCCAGGTCGCCCGTGTCGATAAACTCCTGCCAGAAATTCGGGAGGCAAAGTTCCTTCATCATCGCCGTCAGTGTTGGACCGTCGATGGGGCCGGCGTTTGGAACCGGCATGATCTTGCCGTGCAGCCGGATCTTCGGAACGTGATTCTCCGCCAGGTGCAAGTCGGATGCGCCTGCGTTCAGCATCGAATCAAAGAGTCTGTCCAGTTGCGCCATCGTGCGTCCTTACGTCTGGTTCCTGTACTGTTCGAAGGCTGCCTTGTTATCCGAGCGCCGGTACGCTTCGAAGCCCGTGATGTATCCGCGCTTCAACAACTCCATCAACGAATCGTCCATCGTCTGCATGCCGAGTCGCCTGCCGGATTGCATGACGCTCAACAATTGGTGGAACTTCAAGTCTCGGATCAACGCCGACACGGCCGACGTGACCAGCAGAATCTCCATCGCCAACACAAGGCCCTGCGCATCGCGACGAGGGATCAACTGCTGGCTGACAACGCCGCGAAGGGATTCGCTGACCATCACGGCGATCTGCGCCTGCTGGTTCGACGGGAAGACATCCAGAATGCGGCTGACCGTGCGTGGAGCACTTCCAGTATGCAGCGTTCCGAATACGAGGTGCCCGGTTTCTGCGGCCGTGATCGCGATGGAGATCGTTTCCAGATCGCGCATCTCACCGACCAGCAGAATGTCCGGATCTTCGCGCAGCGACGCCCGCAATGCAGAGCCGAACGACTCCGAGTGCGATCCCACCTGGCGCTGCGTCACATGGCAGTTCTTTGAAGAATGTACGAACTCGATCGGATCTTCGATGGTGATAATGTGCTCATCGCGATTCTGATTCACCAGGTCCAGCATCGCCGCGATCGATGTGGTCTTTCCGGAACTCGCCGGTCCGGTCACAAGCACCAGGCCCTGCGGGTACTCCGTCAACATCTTCAGCGGCGGTGGCAGGCCCAACTCTTCAAACGTCGGGATCTTGTGAGGGATGATGCGATAGGCTCCGTCCCAACCGAGGCGCTGATTGTACACATTGCAGCGATGTCGGCCCACGCGCGGAATATCCAGCGCGTAGTCCAGCGACAAATCCTTCTCTGCCTTTTGGCGTTGCTCTTCGCTCAACAGCGAGAAGTTCAGCTCCTTCGACTTCTCCGGCGTCAGCGGATCCATCTCCATGTAGCGAATCTGGCCGTTCAATCGAACGAATGGCGGTCGCCCCGCGGAGAGATGCAGATCGGAGCAGCCCCAATGTCGCGCCAGCCGAAGCATTTCCTTCAGTGTCTGGGGCTGCGAGTGCGAGCGGGCTTCTGCCGGCGAGACTTCCTGAACCGTTTGTGCGGGCGGAACGTGGCGAGCCGGCGTCGCGCCGCCGGGATTCGTCTGGGGCCTGGGAGGTGCCTGTTGTTGAGCCCGGGGCTGGGACTGAATCGGCTTTGTCGGGTGCTCGTCGATCGGTTCGGTTTTGAGCTGTTCCAACTGGTCAGGCGTCAGGAAGTGACGCTTCACCATCAGATCCTCGGCGTTCTGGCCGGGGAAGCTCTCGAGCTCCTCCAGGATGTGCTGATGCTGTTTGCGGGTGATGAGGCGGTTTTCGAGAGCCGCTTCGAGGATTTCGCGATCCGTTGCCACAACAGAATCCCCTGTGTGCGGAGTGCCGCCCCCTCGTCTCCAGATCGGAACTAACGGTTCTTAATCAGGCGGTGCTTTCGGCCCGGCGGTGTTGATCGACGGCGACGCAGAAGGCCTTGTAGAAGTCCTTAATCGTCCGCATCTCCCAATCGGAGAGCAGTCCGTCTTCGTAGGTCTTACGGACCTCTGTGAACATGCCGATCAGTTGCTGGCGCATCTTTTCCAACTGCTCCGGCGTCAGGTCCTTCATGTCGTTCAGGCAAAGCAGAACTCGACGATCTTCCGGCGAAATCTCCGACGTGTCGTACGGGTTGACGGGCTCGGCCTGTACCGGTTCCTGGCGTCCGCCCTGCTTGGGAACTGCTTCGCGACTGACGGCACCGGAAACGGCCTCTTCTTCGTCGACGCCCATGGCCAGTTTCTCGTCCACTCCGCGCAGCCAATCGATGAACTGCTCTTCCTCGGAGCCGCCGGAGCCTTCTTGTTCCTCCGGCTCCCGAGCGGCAATCTCCGCGGCTTTTTCTTCAATCTGCTCGCTCAGTTCCTTCAGACGCGGATTCGCCGGAGCGAGTTCAATGGCCTGCGCGAGAGCGCCCTCGGCGCGGTTGATCTCTTCCGTGTCCAGGAACATCTTAATGGCTTTTTCGTAAGCCTGCATTGCCGGGACACGCTTGCCCGCCTTCTCGTGCAGCAGCGCCAGCAGGTAGTGGCACATGCCATTATCGGGCGCCAGTTCCAGCATCGAGTTGATCGATTCCTGGGCACCGCGCACCTGGTTGTATTGCATGTAGAAATCGACCACCCACTTCAACTGTTCGGCCGCCGCATCGGGGCGTCCCATGCGGGCGAACAGATAGGCCAACTCCTTGCGCGCTTTCACGGCGCCGGGTTGCAGGATGATCAGGATGTTGTAAATCGAGAGCGTCTTGTCCAACTCGCCGCGAACGGCGTAGGACTCGGCCGCCTGCAGGTACTCGCGATAGGCGTCGTCCTTGCGCCCCAACTCCAGCAGCAGAGCCGCGAGCTTCGAGCGCGTAATCTCGTTGCGGGGATCCAGCGAGACCGCCTGCTCCAGGTAGGGGAGGGCGTCGTGGTGCATGCCCTTGTTGATGAACATTTCGCCGCGGAACAGCAGGTCGCTCGACTTATCTTCCTCGCCGAACAGATTTCTGGTCACTTCGTCGAGGCCGCAGTCGTAATACAGCGCGACGAGTTCGATCAGAAGACCGCCCTCGTAAGCCTCGCACTGCGAGTACTGACACTTGAATGTCTTCTCGGTCGTGTCGACGATCAGGGACTTGCGAACCAGGTCTTTGTGGATCGGGCAATGGACGCGAACGATCGCGCCTTCCTGGTAAATCGAGGACTCCGTA
This DNA window, taken from bacterium, encodes the following:
- the serC gene encoding 3-phosphoserine/phosphohydroxythreonine transaminase, whose translation is METAIKRAVNFSAGPAVLPVEVLEEARENLLSLGDTGIGIMEHSHRGKPFMAVIEQAEADCRDLLNLSDDFAVLFLQGGASSQFFMAPMNFLGGGTANYIDTGSWSAKAIKEAKLYGTAHIAASSKEDNYTHIPKEANYADGAKYTHFTSNNTIAGTQWKSEPEGSSAPLICDASSDMMCRPLDMSKYGMIYAGAQKNLGPSGVTLVIIRKDLAETGPKDIPTMLQYRTHIDKGSMYNTPSTFGIYIMGLVFKWLKNNGGLSAIFEHNKKKAGILYDCLDGSDFFKTPVQKDSRSLMNVVWRLPSEDLEKQMIAEADAAGFKTLKGHRSVGGLRASIYNAMPIEGVQGLVEFLKDFEKKNG
- a CDS encoding VCBS repeat-containing protein — its product is MTPTNGFRISAWMSIFLLAALAFSTGAQAQVFDGSSAPFAGSLNVPRDFDLADIDGDGQEDVIGAYFGSFTVAWFKSDNATTPTLTPHTITDSLFGPVWVSAGDLDGDNDTDVAAAAFDGGRLVWYENSNGGMTWTEHVLLTGLDGPKFIYCYNMDGDDDLDLIATIRNTNEVIWFENRLSTNGTFVQDDVTSSLLAPQSAWPADLSGDGRPDLVVPGFGSNAVAWFEAPATDGGTWTRHDVDLAAGGVRDLRVVDIDGDHDDDILAALISDQEILWYENNGSAGGWAPHTIIPSYDGAASVSAADVDGDGDLDVASTAAFVDLVTWHENTNGDASTWAHHTLSDAWDFPLFVKFGDVDADGDPDLLSASNDDSVSALYVNRSPLVAFDSIDPQQPIAGDNIDPHAYTDTRNIVLGLGSATGNHLDLLYASADDFATSLSAPYYGQPNTPLVLPDADGPHVVSVRLSNLGWVGPATTDTITLDRVPPATQVTGPFSPVTQTSPVITFTYNASDETTSVHAVQLYYRRADQTPLGAFQPYGTPQSNTGTIDFDASSVVDGDDGLYHFQTIGTDPVGNTEALNANGDITIEFRWVRGGWMAY
- a CDS encoding PilT/PilU family type 4a pilus ATPase; its protein translation is MAQLDRLFDSMLNAGASDLHLAENHVPKIRLHGKIMPVPNAGPIDGPTLTAMMKELCLPNFWQEFIDTGDLDFAYGHGSKARFRANYHRNFNGVGAVFRTIPSRILTLQQLRVPSVLESFGHFNSGLVLVTGPTGSGKSTTLAAIIDSINANYARHIVTIEEPIEFVHAPKKSTIVQREVGIHAHSFADALRSATRQDLDVILVGEMRDLETISLAVTAAETGTLVFGTLHTNSAIKTIDRIIDVFPADQQTQIRSMLAVSLRAVCAQLLLRTNDGSGRRAANEILLQTRAVSNYIREGKTNQINQIIMSSRQVGMQLMDDAIEDYLREGIVSPQEAYMKALDKDRFRRYMRAELP
- a CDS encoding PilT/PilU family type 4a pilus ATPase, encoding MLRLARHWGCSDLHLSAGRPPFVRLNGQIRYMEMDPLTPEKSKELNFSLLSEEQRQKAEKDLSLDYALDIPRVGRHRCNVYNQRLGWDGAYRIIPHKIPTFEELGLPPPLKMLTEYPQGLVLVTGPASSGKTTSIAAMLDLVNQNRDEHIITIEDPIEFVHSSKNCHVTQRQVGSHSESFGSALRASLREDPDILLVGEMRDLETISIAITAAETGHLVFGTLHTGSAPRTVSRILDVFPSNQQAQIAVMVSESLRGVVSQQLIPRRDAQGLVLAMEILLVTSAVSALIRDLKFHQLLSVMQSGRRLGMQTMDDSLMELLKRGYITGFEAYRRSDNKAAFEQYRNQT